GCCCACGATGTAAAGCCCCGACGACAGCATCATCGGGAGGGGGTCGAGAGGCGGACCGTCAGGTCGCAGCCGGCCGGCACCCTGACGGTGCTGCGCAGCAGGTCCGTGCGCGTCAAGCCCATCCCAGCGTCGGGTAGCACGGCCGACCGGAGCCTGCCCGTGTTATCGGCGACGCCGGGCGTTGGCCTCGGCGTCGAGCAGATCGTTGAGTGTCAGCGCTGAGTTGATCAAAGAAAGATGGCTGAACGCCTGAGGATAGTTGCCGATCTGCTCCCCGGTCGCGGCGATCTCCTCGGCATAGAGGCCGAGGTGGTTGCTGAAAGTGAACATCTTCTCGAACGTGAGTCGGGCGTCGTCCAGGCGGCCGGAACGGGCCAACGCCTCCACGTACCAGAAGGTGCACATGTTGAAGGTGCCCTCGTGACCGGGGAGACCGTCGGGGGAGTGGACCGGGTCGTACCGGTGCACCAGGCTGTCGGAGACCAGTTCGCGCTCGATCGCGTGCAGGGTCGACTGCCACAGCGGGTCGCTCGGCGTGACGAAACCGACTGACGGCATGGCGAGCAGCGCCGCGTCCAGCACGGACTCGTCGTACGCCTGCACGAAGGTGCCGCGCTCCCGGTTGTATCCGCGGGCCATGACCTGGTCGTAGATGCGGTTGCGTTGCTCCGTCCAGCAGGTCATGTCCCCCGGGCGGCCGGTGCGGGTGGCCAGCCGGATGGCCCGGTCCAGCGCGACCCAGGACATCACCCGACCGAAGGTGTAGTTGCGGGGGTGGTGGCGGCTCTCCCAGATGCCGGCGTCGGGCTGGTCCCAGTTGTGGCAGAGCCAGTCGACGAGCCGGACGGTGCTCTTCCACACCTGGTGCGAGACGCGGATGCCCTGCTCGTCGGCGAGGTGCATGGCGTAGAGCGCCTCGCCGTGGATGTCGAGCTGGATCTGGTCGGCGGCGCCGTTGCCGATCCGCACCGGCCGCGAGCCCCGGTAGCCCTCCAGATGGTCCAGCACCTCCTCGTGCAGGTCGGAGGAGCCGTCCACCCGGTACATGATCTTCAGAGGATCCTGGTGCTCGCCGGCCTCGCGGATCCGCTCGTCCAGCCAGTTCATGTACCGGCTGACCTCCTCGGTGAAGCCGAGGCCGAGCAGCGCGTGCACCGAGAACGACGTGTCACGTACCCAGGTGTAGCGGTAGTCCCAGTTGCGGGTTCCGCCGACCAGTTCGGGTAGCGCGGCGGTGGGGGCGGCGATCATCGCGCCGGTCGGCGCGTACGTCATGAGTTTCAGCGTGATGGCGGAGCGCTCTACCATCTCCCGCCAGCGGCCGGTGTAGCTGGAGCGCTCAAGCCAGCGCCGCCAGTAGTCCTGGGTCCACTCGAACATGCCCTGGACCTCTTCCGGCGAGAAGATGCGCGGCTCGGTGCCGGCCGTCTCCAGGACCACGCCGCCGGTGTCACCCTCGTTGAGCGTGCCGTACGCGACCAGGTCGCCGCCCTCGAGGCGGACGTCGCCGTGTTCGGCGAGCAGCCGCCGCACCGGGTCGACCGGGTTGAACGTCATCGTCATCGACCGGCTGCGGAAGAGGTAGCCATTGGGGTGGCGTTCCAGCTGGTGCTCTTCGCGGGCGTAGTCAAACCGCGGCCGGCACTCCACCCGGAAGCGCATGCTCCCCCGGACCATGTTGACGATGCGGACCAGGCGGTGCGCGTCGGTGGCCCGCTCGCCGGTGACCGGCATGAAGTCCATCACCTCGGCCACCCCGTCGGCGCTGATGAACCGGGTGATCAGGATGGGCGTGCCGGGCAGATAGAGCTGCTTGGTCACGTACCGCGTGTCGTGCGGCGCGATCTGGAAGTAGCCGCCCTTCTCCTTGTCCAGCAGCCCGGCGAAGACGCTCGGCGAGTCGAAGCGCGGCGCGCAGAACCAGTCGACCGTCCCGTCGCACGTCACCAGCGCGGCGGTCTGCAGGTCGCCGATGAGTCCGTGATCCTCGATCGCCGGATAGCTGTCCACGTCTCTCCCCGGGTCGGCTGCGTCCTGCGCATCGAATCTAGGGGGAGAATTGCCGAGTTAGGTGGGATTCGCGTTCAGCCACCCTGTCGCGTACCCCGAGGTGCCTCGACCCCCCGACCGGCACCTCGTCCAGCCGACCTGGTCGGACTTGGTGATCTCGGGGCGGTGGTGTTCATCGCCGCGACCGCCGGATAGCGCGTGATCTCCGTGATGTCCGAATGCATGCACTTGGTGCAGCCATGAGACCGTGCTGGCGACGAGGCGGTTCCCGGTCAGCCGCCGGGCTTGGCGGGAGTGGCGGTGAAGGCTGGAGACCGTCGATCGGACGGTCCCGGCGTTGCGCTACCGTCAGGGTGCCCACACCGGCGTCGAGTAGCCCGCGTCCGTCGGCTGTCGATGGCCCGCACTGCCCAAGAACCCAGGGAGATACCGATGCCGGAGCCTGAGCCCGTCGAAGACGCCCACGCGGCGGACGCCGACACCTCAACCACGGACGAGACCGACCAGCCTGCCGTTCCCTCGAATCGGGCTGCCCGTCGCGCGAAGGGCAAGGGCGTCTCGCCTCAGCCGCACGGAAAGGGTCAGCACCTCGGCGGCCGGGGCTCGGTCCAGAGCCCGCGCCAGTACGGTAATCGCCGAAGCGGCTGATCGCCCGTCCCGGGTTCCGCGCGTATCAGTCGGCGGGCTGTGGGAGGGCAACCTCGCGCGGCGGTGGTGGGCGCCTGCGACGGTAGCCGCCGCGCCAACGTACTGGTCCAGGTCTGACGCCGCTGTGGCATGAGCAGGCCGTCGTAACATGCATTGAACGCGAAGAAGCTGGTCACGGCGCGGGGTGTCGAGGACTTCACCGACGCCCTGACCGGCTACATCATCGTGGAAGCGGACTCGCACGACGAGGCAGTTCAGATCTTCTCCGGGCACCCGCACCTGAGGCTGTTCGCCGGAAACTCGATCGCCGTCCTGGAGTGTCCCTCTCCGCCCAGCTGATGCCCCGGTTGACGAGTTGTCTGTGAGCGGACTGGCGCTGTTTTCCAGGCCGGTGGCTCGGTGCCGTGATCGTCCGGTCTGAGCCGTGAAGAGACGTTTCGGGTCGCAGGCCATGGCCAACATGGGGTCCCTCCGCAGGCGTTGGCTTTAGCGCAGGAGTCCCCCTATGGTGGAGGCATGCCGTCGGTGACTTTCTGCTCGTCTGTCGTCACTGTGCTGGCAGCGCTTGGCGCTGCTCGCGCAGCGACGCAGCGACGCCTGACGGTTGGGATGCGCGTGCCGGTTGTCCGCGCGCTGCACATCGCGCCCTCGCACAAGCTGTCGAGCCCGCCGCCAATCGGCCGAGACCCTCCCGCGGAATCGTTGCATCCCAGAACGACCGCAGGGCGAAGCCATTTGAGCTTCGGCCCTTTTTCTTTTTCCCTGGAGAGGTAGACCATGAGCGTCGATCATCGTGCTGTTGATCAGAGCTGGTTGGCTGATCTGCGAGCGTCCCTGGCGGACGACTTCGCCGCACAAACGGCTCGGCTGCGGGAACTGACCGAGCTCAACGCGGACACCGGCGACCCCAGTGAGGCGCACAACCAGGCTGCGCTGCTGCTGGCCACCCGCCGCAACATCGAGCAGATCACCGGTGCTCTGGGCCGGATCAGCGACGGCACCTACGGTGCCTGCCAGAAGTGCGGCCAGAACATCCCGGCCGAGCGGCTCGAGGTTCTCCCGCACGCGCGCTTCTGCGTGCCGTGCCAGGAGAAGCACAACAAGTGACGCCTCGTGTGGCTGCCGCGCCGCTGCGCGGCAGCCACACACCGGCGATCAGAGCCTGACCTCGCAGGGTACGGGCGAAGCCCAGCACAACCGACAGAGGCGTCACACGTGCGCGTTTATGCGGTCGGGTCCCAGTCTGCGAGCTGCTCCATCGGCTCGGTGTCGCCGCTGGTCTCCAGGCCGTCGAGCGGGAGGCGCTCGTAGAAGTAGAGGATCATTTCGCTCGCTGCGCCTCGCATCGCCATGTCGCCCGGCTCCGCGTCGGCGGCGAGGTCGTCGCAGCGGACGCCGTCAGCGTTGAGGGTCAGGCGCCAGGAACGGCCCTCGGTCGCGTGCAGGTCGATGGTCGCCGGCTTGAACGGCCAGGGGACGGTCGTCGCCGAGACGGTCGTCAGGAACTCGTCGACGCCCTCGACCGCGACGTCCGTCGGCAGCGGCTGTGCGACCCCCTGGGTGAACTGGGCGTCGTAGGTGTGGACGGCCAGCTCCTGGATCTGGTGCCGGGCCACGGCTCCGCTGGTCTGCGGGGCCTGCGAGCGGCCCCACCAGGTCCAGCAGCCGCGGTCCGGGCCGGCCTCGCGCATCGCGGCGAGCATGAGCTCGGTCGACTCGGCGAGCCAGGCGTCCAGGGCTTCGCGGTCGCGGGGCGCGGTCGGGGCGCCCTTCGGGTCCGTCCTCGCCGGGGGCTCAGCGCCCGGGCCCGCCGCGATGATGGCGGCCTGGCGGCGGCGGCCGTCGCCGATGTGCTGCGCCAGTTCGCGCAGCGTCCAGTCCGGGCAGGTCGGGACCTGGACGTCAAGGTCGGGAGCGGACGCGATCGCGGCGCGGAACGCGGCCGAGCGGTCGTCGATCAACCGCAGGACCTCGGGGAACTCCACAGTGTTCTGCACCTCGGTTGTGTATCACTGCGCTCCAGCCGCCGGATAGCGAATTTGTCGGAAGAACGCGTCGACACCCGGGCGGAGCGCCGGCGCCGAACGCGGGCGCGAACGTCGACCATGTCGTGCGTCACGTCCATCTCATGTCACGGACACGTCGGCAGCTTGCGTCTGGTGGTCGTCAGCGCGAGGAAAGAGGCGGAACGATGAGCACAGAGCACGAGGTCGGGACGGCGGCTGCGCACCGGGTGGTGATTCTGGGGGCGGGGTACGCGGGGATGGCCGCGACGATCCAGCTCGCGGCGCGGGTCAGGCGCCGCGAGGGTGTGCGGGT
This portion of the Micromonospora zamorensis genome encodes:
- a CDS encoding glycoside hydrolase family 15 protein, which gives rise to MDSYPAIEDHGLIGDLQTAALVTCDGTVDWFCAPRFDSPSVFAGLLDKEKGGYFQIAPHDTRYVTKQLYLPGTPILITRFISADGVAEVMDFMPVTGERATDAHRLVRIVNMVRGSMRFRVECRPRFDYAREEHQLERHPNGYLFRSRSMTMTFNPVDPVRRLLAEHGDVRLEGGDLVAYGTLNEGDTGGVVLETAGTEPRIFSPEEVQGMFEWTQDYWRRWLERSSYTGRWREMVERSAITLKLMTYAPTGAMIAAPTAALPELVGGTRNWDYRYTWVRDTSFSVHALLGLGFTEEVSRYMNWLDERIREAGEHQDPLKIMYRVDGSSDLHEEVLDHLEGYRGSRPVRIGNGAADQIQLDIHGEALYAMHLADEQGIRVSHQVWKSTVRLVDWLCHNWDQPDAGIWESRHHPRNYTFGRVMSWVALDRAIRLATRTGRPGDMTCWTEQRNRIYDQVMARGYNRERGTFVQAYDESVLDAALLAMPSVGFVTPSDPLWQSTLHAIERELVSDSLVHRYDPVHSPDGLPGHEGTFNMCTFWYVEALARSGRLDDARLTFEKMFTFSNHLGLYAEEIAATGEQIGNYPQAFSHLSLINSALTLNDLLDAEANARRRR
- a CDS encoding TraR/DksA family transcriptional regulator → MADLRASLADDFAAQTARLRELTELNADTGDPSEAHNQAALLLATRRNIEQITGALGRISDGTYGACQKCGQNIPAERLEVLPHARFCVPCQEKHNK
- a CDS encoding maleylpyruvate isomerase N-terminal domain-containing protein codes for the protein MQNTVEFPEVLRLIDDRSAAFRAAIASAPDLDVQVPTCPDWTLRELAQHIGDGRRRQAAIIAAGPGAEPPARTDPKGAPTAPRDREALDAWLAESTELMLAAMREAGPDRGCWTWWGRSQAPQTSGAVARHQIQELAVHTYDAQFTQGVAQPLPTDVAVEGVDEFLTTVSATTVPWPFKPATIDLHATEGRSWRLTLNADGVRCDDLAADAEPGDMAMRGAASEMILYFYERLPLDGLETSGDTEPMEQLADWDPTA